In Gossypium raimondii isolate GPD5lz chromosome 12, ASM2569854v1, whole genome shotgun sequence, a single window of DNA contains:
- the LOC105763643 gene encoding polyamine oxidase 2, with product MESSDKSNHQLRGGICYPNGARRPVRTPSVIVIGAGMAGIAAARALHEASFQVTVLESRDRIGGRVHTDYSFGFPVDLGASWLHGVSKENPLAPLISRLGLPLYRTSGDNSVLYDHDLESYALFDMDGHQVPQELVTKVGETFECILEETNKVRQEHSEDMSISSAFSIVFERRPELRLEGLAHKVLQWYVCRMEGWFASDADTISLKSWDQAELLPGGHGLMVRGYLPVINTLAKGIDIRLSHRVTNIVRRYTGVKVTVEDGTTFAADAVIVAVPLGVLKAKNIKFEPRLPEWKEAAIDELGVGIENKIILHFDKVFWPNVEFLGVVADTSYHCSYFLNLHKATGHSVLVYMPAGQLARDIEKMSDEAAVEFAFMQLKKILPEACAPIQYLVSRWGTDVNTLGSYSYDAVGMSHDLYERLRVPVDNIFFAGEATSMSYPGSIHGAFSTGQMAAEDCRMRVLERYGELNLLQPVMGEEAGLCVPLLITRL from the exons ATGGAGTCGTCGGACAAGAGTAATCACCAATTGCGTGGAG GTATTTGCTATCCAAATGGGGCGAGGAGGCCAGTAAGAACACCTTCAGTAATCGTGATTGGGGCTGGAATGGCTGGAATTGCAGCTGCACGTGCTCTCCATGAAGCCTCATTTCAG GTTACGGTGTTAGAATCCAGGGACAGAATTGGAGGTCGAGTTCATACTGATTACTCATTTGGTTTTCCTGTTGACCTTGGTGCTTCATG GTTGCATGGGGTTTCGAAAGAAAATCCCTTGGCACCCTTGATCAGTAGACTTGGACTACCACTTTATCGGACTAGTGGTGATAACTCTGTGCTGTATGACCATGACTTGGAGAG TTATGCACTTTTTGATATGGATGGTCATCAAGTTCCACAGGAGTTGGTCACTAAGGTTGGAGAAACATTTGAGTGCATTTTGGAAGAG ACGAATAAAGTGAGACAAGAGCACAGTGAGGACATGTCCATAAGTAGTGCTTTCTCAATTGTTTTTGAAAGAAGACCAGAATTAAG GTTGGAAGGGCTTGCACATAAGGTACTTCAGTGGTATGTATGCAGAATGGAAGGTTGGTTTGCTTCGGATGCTGATACCATCTCACTTAAAAGCTGGGACCAGGCAG AGCTATTACCTGGTGGTCACGGACTCATGGTCAGGGGCTATCTTCCTGTCATAAACACTCTGGCCAAAGGTATTGACATCCGCTTGAGCCACAG GGTTACAAACATAGTGAGGCGTTACACTGGAGTGAAGGTTACTGTGGAAGATGGTACTACATTTGCGGCGGATGCTGTTATCGTTGCTGTTCCTCTAGGCGTACTAAAAGCCAAGAATATCAAGTTCGAACCAAGGCTTCCTGAATGGAAGGAAGCAGCAATTGATGAACTTGGAGTGGGAATTgagaataaaattatattgcaCTTTGACAAGGTGTTTTGGCCTAATGTGGAGTTTTTGGGAGTTGTTGCTGACACATCTTATCATTGCAGCTACTTTCTAAACCTTCATAAGGCGACGGGTCATTCTGTCCTCGTTTATATGCCTGCTGGGCAGCTGGCCAGAGACATTGAGAAAATGTCTGATGAAGCTGCTGTGGAGTTTGCTTTTATGCAACTCAAGAAGATCCTTCCAGAGGCATGTGCCCCG ATTCAGTATCTTGTTTCTCGATGGGGCACAGATGTGAACACACTAGGCTCCTATAGCTATGATGCAGTAGGCATGTCCCATGATCTGTATGAGAGGCTAAGAGTGCCAGTGGATAACATATTCTTTGCGGGGGAGGCAACCAGTATGAGCTATCCAGGGTCCATTCATGGTGCATTTTCAACTGGGCAGATGGCTGCTGAGGACTGTAGGATGCGTGTACTGGAGCGATATGGAGAGTTGAACTTGCTCCAACCAGTTATGGGTGAGGAAGCAGGGTTGTGTGTCCCGCTTTTAATAACGCGTTTGTAA